A single region of the Manihot esculenta cultivar AM560-2 chromosome 12, M.esculenta_v8, whole genome shotgun sequence genome encodes:
- the LOC110628007 gene encoding WD repeat domain-containing protein 83 has product MSASDLPRKEATVLRGHEGAVLAARFNGDGNYCLSCGKDRTIRLWNPHRGIHIKTYKSHGREVRDVHVTSDNSKLISCGGDRQIFYWDVATGRVIRKFRGHDSEVNAVKFNEYSSVVVSAGYDQSLRAWDCRSHSTEPIQIIDTFQDSVMSVCLTKTEMIAGSVDGTVRTFDIRIGREIVDDLGQPVNCISMSNDGNCILASCLDSTLRLLDRSTGELLQEYKGHTCKSYKLDCCLTNTDAHVTGGSEDGYIYFWDLVDATVVSSFRAHASVVTSVSYHPKDNCMITASVDSTIRVWKS; this is encoded by the exons ATGAGCGCGTCGGATCTGCCAAGGAAGGAGGCCACGGTATTAAGAGGCCATGAAGGCGCAGTACTAGCCGCTAGATTCAACGGAGACGGCAATTATTGCCTTAGCTGTGGCAAGGACCGCACCATTCGTCTATGGAATCCCCATCGTGGAATCCACATCAAGACCTATAAATCCCATGGCCGCGAAGTCCGTGACGTCCATGTCACTTC GGACAATTCGAAGCTAATTTCTTGCGGTGGTGACCGGCAAATCTTTTACTGGGATGTGGCAACTGGTCGTGTTATTCGAAAATTTCGAGGCCATGATAGCGAG GTGAATGCTGTGAAGTTTAATGAGTATTCTTCTGTTGTAGTATCAGCTGGTTATGATCAGTCATTGCGTGCCTGGGATTGTAGATCCCACAGTACTGAGCCAATTCAG ATCATTGACACATTTCAAGACAGTGTAATGTCTGTTTGCTTGACGAAAACTGAGATGATCGCTGGAAGTGTTGATGGTACTGTTAGAACATTTGATATCCGCATTGGTAG AGAGATAGTAGATGACTTGGGACAGCCTGTCAACTGTATTTCCATGTCAAATGATGGTAACTGTATACTTGCAAGTTGCCTTGATTCTACCTTGCGCCTGTTGGACAG ATCAACAGGTGAACTCTTGCAAGAATATAAAGGACATACTTGTAAG TCATATAAACTGGATTGCTGCCTTACCAACACTGATGCCCATGTGACTGGTGGATCTGAGGATGGTTACATTTACTTTTGGGATCTTGTGGATGCTACTGTTGTGTCAAGTTTCCGCGCTCATGCCTCAGTG